The window TCATTCGAACTCACCGCCACATCCACACTCACACCATCACCGCTCGGAACTTCCCGAACCGACTTCGTCGAAGCCTCACTCACCGCTACCACCTCCGGCGCGAGCAACACCGGCCACGACGACTGCGTCGCCGCATCAGAACACCACCCAACACGGCCTTCAACCAGCAACTCTCGCACGCCCAGCGTGAACTCCTTCGGCGGCTCGTGCCGCCCATCACCGCAAACGACGTATCCGACCTGAAACATCACCCTCCCAGCCGGCCGGAACACGTACACCGTGACCGGGTCACCCTCGTGAAGAAAAGAGCCGCACACTTGACACGCTGCGGCCCCTTCCCCGAGCGAAATATAATTTATTTTATGTATATCTTCAATTAGCGGTGCGACGCTGCCTTCTTGTATTTCCGAATCTGATTTCTTCATGGGTTCTTGGGCGGTATCCGGAACCCAGCCTGGGTGCTGCAACACCCGGGCACTTCTGTTGATCAGTGCCCGACGACTGAGTTCACATCCATTAGTCATGCGTCTATTGGGATAAACCTTTGGACGCTCGACTAATGGATATTCATCCAGCAGTCATATGTGAAAAGGCACTCACGTCACTACTATGGGCGAGCGGGACCGGGACGAAGAAAGTGGGAAATTTACTGAGGAGTACCCTCCTCAAGAGTTTCTGGAAGCCCTGTCTGAAATCGGTCCAAGTGGCACGACGGATATCTCAGATCACATCGGGTGTGACCGCCGGACTGCCTATCTGAAATTGAAATCCCTCGAAGAGGAGGGCAAGGTTAGAAGCAAAAAAGTCGGAAATTCTCTCCTCTGGGAACTGGACGAGTAGCTTTCTACCTATCGCGCGAGATCACTCCAACTCTATTGCTTTACTAGCTGCGTCAAGCGGATCAGTGTAGAATACGAGCTGAAGTTGATCAAGGAGTTCATCAGGTATCTTCGCCAAATCTTCTTTGTTCTTCGCAGGAAGCAGCACCGTCTTTGCCCCCGAATCAGCAGCTAACTGGAGCTTATCGACAAGGGAGCTAACAGCGACCAGCTCTCCCATTAAACTCATAGCACCTAGTACCACGGCTTGCGGACGGACTGGTCGGTCCAGAATACCCGAGACGATCCCTACGAGTAGTCCAACACTCGTCTCGCCGCCTTCACTCGCGTCAGATGGATTGAGCACCTGAACGTTGATGTCGTACTCATCCAGCGTTTCATCCCGGCGAAGCTCTCGCATATTCGCCTGAAGATAGTCACACGCTGTCTCGAACGATTCCTTCATATCACTACCCGGGGTTCCTGAGATGTTCGTCTTGCCTGAGCCCGGAAGTGCCTGTGTTTCAATCCGGAACGGTGCGTGGCGACCCTCGCTGTTTCCGATAGTGTAGACCGTCCCAGGCTGCTGTGTTCCCGGGGGAATAAGCGTCTCATCAGCCTCCTCCGGCACCGGGACGTAGATCTCCTCTTTCGTCTCAAGATCGAGGTACGAGAACTCCACTGCCCGGTATTCCATTCCTCCCATCCGCTTCAGCTGCTCCTTCACCCTTCTCCGGCCCTCCATTGCGAATTCGAGGTATTCGCGGAGTTCTTCCTTGGTGTACTCTCCATGCGGGTGAAGTAATTTGAGTAGACCAGAGACGGTTTTCCGGACAGCCTTCTCGTCTCGTTGATTCAGGTGATCTCCGAATGCGAACTCCTCGTTGATCACGTCGCTGTAGGATTCCTTCCGGAGTTCGCGTACGAATTCAGCGAAGTAGTCCACGATGAATCCGAACTGGTCACCGAAGAACTCG is drawn from Salarchaeum sp. JOR-1 and contains these coding sequences:
- a CDS encoding transcriptional regulator, which produces MGERDRDEESGKFTEEYPPQEFLEALSEIGPSGTTDISDHIGCDRRTAYLKLKSLEEEGKVRSKKVGNSLLWELDE